From the Gemmatimonadota bacterium genome, the window GGAGCTCCATGCCCCTGGATGCGCTCGGAATGGTCGAGACGAAGGGCCTGGTCGGCGCCATCGAGGCCGCCGACGCCATGGTGAAAGCGGCCAACGTCCGTCTGATCGGGAAGGAGAAGATCGGGGGAGGCTACGTCACGGTGATGGTCCGCGGGGATGTCGGTGCGGTGAAGGCGGCGACCGACGCGGGCGCGGCGGCGGCGGAGCGCGTGGGTGAGCTGGTTTCCGTGCACGTGATCCCGCGGCCCCATTCCGATGTGGAAATAATTCTGCCGCAGCGGCCGGAGGAGTAGCGGCACATGCCGGCAGGGGAGCGCCCGGAGCGCCGCCCGGAGCAGGCTCTGGGCATGGTCGAGACGCGCGGGCTCGTCGGCGCCATCGAGGCGGCCGACGCGGGTGTCAAGGCAGCGAAGGTGCAGCTCCTGGGCAGGGAGTACGCAGAGGCCGGTCTCGTCACGGTCTTTTTTGCGGGCGAGGTGGCAGGAGTGAAGGCAGCGGTAGATGCAGGAGCAGCGGCAGCCCAGCGCGTAGGCCAGCTGGTTTCGGTGCATGTGATCCCGCGGCCACACCCGGATACGGACCTGGCCAGGGAGCCGGAGCCACCTCCGCTGCCGGCGCAGCGGCCGCCGGACCGGCAGACTGGCGGCTGGGCCAGGGGTGTCGGAGTGGCCGCGCCGCCGACGCCGCGGGCAGCCGCCTCCCGACCCGATTCACTGCCGCCGCGCGCGGTGCTGGAATCGCTTCGCGTGGTCGAGCTGCGCCACCTGGCGCGTGAGCTGCCCGGCTTCCCCATCCAGGGCCGCGCCGTCTCGAGGGCAGACCGCGAAACGTTGCTGCGAGCTTTCGACGAGTACCGCAGCGGCTGATCGATCCTGCGGCAAGACCCGGAAATGACCCCGAACCTGGACCGCGACCTGGCCTCGATCCAGCAGGCGCGGCAGCTACTTCGCGCGGCCGCGGAGGCGGCCAAAGCCTGGGCGCAGTCCAGCCAGGAGGACGTGGATCGCGCCTGCGAGGCCATGGCCCGCTCGGCGTCCCAGGAATCGGAGCGTCTCGCCCGCTTGGCCCGGGACGAGACCGGCATGGGTCGCTACCAGGACAAGATTCTCAAGAACCGCTTCGGCTCCGAGGACGTATGGCGCGCGTACAAGCCTCTCCGCACCCGCGGCATCCTGCGCGAGTACGCGGAAGCACGCGTCAAGGAGCTGGCCGTGCCCATGGGCGTGGTGGCTGCGATCACGCCATCGACCAACCCGACCTCCACGGCCATGTACAAGGCGCTGATCTCCGTGAAGGCGGGCAACTCCATCGTCTTCTCACCCCACCCCCGCGCGACCGAATGCGTGGTCGAGACGGTGCGCGTCCTCATGGATGCGGCTGAGCGGGCGGGCGCGCCGCCCAACCTGATCAGCTCGATGTCCACCGTTACGCTCGAAGGGACGAACGAGCTGATGCGAAACGAGCTGACCGATGTCATCCTGGCCACCGGCGGCACGCCGCTGGTCCGGGCGGCTTACAGCGCCGGCAAGCCGGCCTTCGGCGTCGGCCCCGGCAACGTGCCCGCCGTCATCGAGCGTACCGCGGACGTGGACAAGGCGGTGGCCGATATCGTGGCGGGCAAGGCCTTCGACAACGGGTTGCTCTGCTCTGCTGAGAACTCGATCGTTTGCGATGCACCGGTAGCGCAGCGGGCGCTCGAGCTGCTCCCCCGCTACGGCGCGTACATCTGCACGGAGGAGGAAAAGAAGCGGCTCGAGCAGGTCCTGGCGCCGCGCGGCCGGCTCAATACCGCGCTGGCCGGGCAGGATGCATCAGAGATTGCGGCGCGTGCCGGGATCCAGGTGCCTCCGGAAACGCGCGTGCTGGTCGCGCGGCTAACGGAGGTGGGCCGCGAGGAGGAGCCACTCAGCATCGAGAAGCTGAGCCCGGTCCTGGGCTTCTACGTGGACGACGGCTGGCGCGCCTGCTGCCAGCGCGCGATCCGCATCCTGAAGCTGGGAGGCCTGGGACACAGCCTCGTGATCCACACCATGGATGAGGATGTGGTCGACGCATTCTTCCGTGAAAAGCCGGCATTCCGCATCCTGGTGAACACGGTGGCCGCCATGGGTGCCACGGGCTATACCACCGGCCTCGCGCCGGCCATGACCCTGGGCCCGGGCAGTGTGGGCGGCTCGATCACCGGGGATAATATCACGCCGCTGCACCTGATGAACGTGAAGCGGCTGGCGTACGAGGTCCGGAGCATGACCCGCCCCACTCCATCGCCCGCGCCGGGCCTGCACAGTGCGGAGGACCGCCCGCTCACGATCTCGCCCAACCTGGTGGCTGGCTGGCCCGTAGCGCCGCCTGTCGATGTGCCGGGCGGCCGCTGCCCGGCCCCTCAGGCCTATCTGGCGTCAGGCTCCTCCGCCCCGAACCGTGAAGAGGACGGCGCGGCCGCGTCACCCGGCCCGCCGTCGGCGCAGCTCCCGGGCAGCGCGGTCGGCCTGACGCCGGACGAGGTCGGCCGCATTGTCCGTGAATTCCTGGCTCACTACCGCGCAGGATCCCGGTAATGGAGGAGCGGGAACTGGATCTGCTCGCGGATCTGATCGCGCGGGAGATCCTCGAGCGCAACGAGTCGCCGCGGGTGCAGAAGCAGCCGCGCGTGACCCCGCCCCGGCGCT encodes:
- the eutM gene encoding ethanolamine utilization microcompartment protein EutM, translated to MPLDALGMVETKGLVGAIEAADAMVKAANVRLIGKEKIGGGYVTVMVRGDVGAVKAATDAGAAAAERVGELVSVHVIPRPHSDVEIILPQRPEE
- a CDS encoding aldehyde dehydrogenase family protein, which produces MTPNLDRDLASIQQARQLLRAAAEAAKAWAQSSQEDVDRACEAMARSASQESERLARLARDETGMGRYQDKILKNRFGSEDVWRAYKPLRTRGILREYAEARVKELAVPMGVVAAITPSTNPTSTAMYKALISVKAGNSIVFSPHPRATECVVETVRVLMDAAERAGAPPNLISSMSTVTLEGTNELMRNELTDVILATGGTPLVRAAYSAGKPAFGVGPGNVPAVIERTADVDKAVADIVAGKAFDNGLLCSAENSIVCDAPVAQRALELLPRYGAYICTEEEKKRLEQVLAPRGRLNTALAGQDASEIAARAGIQVPPETRVLVARLTEVGREEEPLSIEKLSPVLGFYVDDGWRACCQRAIRILKLGGLGHSLVIHTMDEDVVDAFFREKPAFRILVNTVAAMGATGYTTGLAPAMTLGPGSVGGSITGDNITPLHLMNVKRLAYEVRSMTRPTPSPAPGLHSAEDRPLTISPNLVAGWPVAPPVDVPGGRCPAPQAYLASGSSAPNREEDGAAASPGPPSAQLPGSAVGLTPDEVGRIVREFLAHYRAGSR
- a CDS encoding BMC domain-containing protein, which gives rise to MPAGERPERRPEQALGMVETRGLVGAIEAADAGVKAAKVQLLGREYAEAGLVTVFFAGEVAGVKAAVDAGAAAAQRVGQLVSVHVIPRPHPDTDLAREPEPPPLPAQRPPDRQTGGWARGVGVAAPPTPRAAASRPDSLPPRAVLESLRVVELRHLARELPGFPIQGRAVSRADRETLLRAFDEYRSG